The following are from one region of the Bacillus methanolicus MGA3 genome:
- a CDS encoding DegT/DnrJ/EryC1/StrS family aminotransferase produces MKVPMLDLSEQYQELKSEVLEVLDQVMSSSRFILGDQVKKLEQDIAKYSNTAHGIGCGNGSDAIHIALQALGVGPGDEVITTPFTFFATGGAIARAGAKPVYVDIDPATFNIDPEKIKAAITEKTKAIIPVHLYGQMADMERIAQIAKKYNLAVVEDAAQAIGAKHNGKSVGELGTAATYSFFPTKNLGAYGDGGMIVTNDDEVAEKSRVIRVHGSKPKYYHHVLGYNSRLDELQAAILNVKFPHLERWSKLRREKAATYTALLKEKLGDLVVTPVEKEGNYHVYHQYTIRVEKRDELQKYLNEQGVSTMIYYPLPLHVQPVFKELGYKEGDLPNAEKAAKEVLSLPMFPELKTEQQEYVVAKIAEFYGK; encoded by the coding sequence ATGAAAGTACCTATGCTTGACCTTAGTGAACAATATCAAGAATTGAAATCTGAGGTCCTTGAAGTTTTAGATCAAGTAATGAGTTCTTCCAGGTTTATTCTGGGTGATCAAGTGAAAAAATTGGAACAAGATATTGCGAAATACAGCAATACAGCTCATGGAATTGGCTGCGGAAATGGAAGCGACGCTATACATATCGCATTGCAGGCGCTTGGGGTAGGTCCTGGTGATGAAGTTATTACAACTCCATTCACGTTTTTTGCAACAGGCGGAGCGATTGCCCGTGCAGGTGCGAAACCTGTTTATGTTGATATAGATCCGGCAACATTTAACATAGATCCGGAAAAAATTAAGGCTGCAATTACGGAAAAAACGAAGGCTATTATTCCGGTTCATTTGTATGGACAAATGGCTGATATGGAAAGAATAGCTCAAATTGCCAAAAAATACAACTTGGCTGTTGTAGAAGATGCGGCTCAGGCTATCGGTGCAAAACATAATGGCAAGTCAGTTGGTGAATTAGGAACAGCTGCAACTTACAGCTTTTTCCCTACTAAAAACCTCGGTGCTTATGGCGACGGAGGAATGATTGTAACGAATGACGATGAAGTAGCAGAAAAATCACGCGTCATCCGTGTACATGGAAGTAAACCGAAGTACTATCACCATGTTTTAGGCTATAATAGCCGTTTAGATGAGCTCCAAGCCGCAATTCTAAATGTGAAATTCCCTCATTTAGAAAGATGGAGCAAGCTTCGCCGTGAAAAAGCTGCCACTTATACGGCGTTGTTAAAAGAAAAACTTGGTGATTTAGTTGTAACGCCTGTGGAAAAAGAAGGCAACTATCATGTTTACCATCAGTACACTATTCGTGTTGAAAAACGTGATGAACTTCAGAAATATCTGAACGAACAAGGTGTTTCAACTATGATTTATTATCCGCTGCCGCTTCATGTGCAGCCGGTTTTTAAGGAGCTTGGCTATAAAGAAGGCGACCTTCCGAATGCTGAAAAAGCAGCAAAAGAAGTATTGTCTTTGCCAATGTTCCCAGAGTTAAAGACTGAACAACAAGAATATGTTGTGGCGAAAATAGCCGAATTTTATGGAAAATAG
- a CDS encoding glycosyltransferase family 4 protein: protein MYTQAVIAFFVSLITVLIVTPFVIKLAIKIGAVDKPNARKVHSKLMPRLGGLAIFIGVIAGYFAGGVYNEKVTAISLGAILIVLIGMLDDKYELSAKVKFAGQLLVAALIVASGLKMDFVSIPYIGKFQLGFWSYPITVLWIVGITNAINLIDGLDGLSAGISAIGIATIAIMAASAGKMLIFTLSVILLGSIIGFLFYNFHPAKIFMGDTGALFLGYSISILSLLGLYKSVTLFSFLVPIIILGVPVFDTTYAIIRRIVNKKPISAPDKSHLHHRLLALGLSHRNTVLAIYAFGILFSISAILVSESTLWGTIFIIFGLLVITEVVAEVIGIVHVKYKPILNLLKKLTGRRSFDRQRF, encoded by the coding sequence ATGTATACACAAGCTGTTATAGCTTTTTTTGTGTCTTTAATTACAGTCCTGATCGTAACGCCATTTGTCATAAAGTTAGCAATTAAAATCGGAGCTGTAGACAAACCTAATGCAAGAAAGGTGCATAGCAAGCTGATGCCCCGATTGGGAGGTTTGGCCATCTTTATTGGCGTAATAGCCGGTTACTTTGCAGGCGGAGTTTATAATGAAAAAGTAACTGCTATTAGTTTAGGCGCTATCCTTATCGTGTTGATTGGCATGCTGGATGATAAGTACGAGCTTTCAGCCAAAGTCAAATTTGCCGGGCAGCTTCTGGTGGCAGCGTTGATTGTCGCAAGCGGCTTGAAGATGGACTTCGTGTCAATACCATATATCGGAAAATTCCAATTAGGTTTTTGGAGTTATCCGATTACCGTCCTTTGGATCGTAGGGATTACAAATGCGATTAATCTGATTGACGGTTTGGATGGTCTTTCAGCCGGGATCTCAGCAATTGGAATTGCGACGATTGCAATCATGGCGGCATCGGCGGGGAAAATGCTTATTTTCACCTTATCAGTGATTTTGCTTGGAAGCATCATCGGGTTTCTTTTCTATAATTTCCATCCTGCAAAAATCTTCATGGGTGATACAGGAGCCCTGTTTTTAGGGTATTCTATCTCCATACTTTCGTTATTAGGTTTGTACAAAAGTGTTACACTTTTCAGCTTTTTAGTGCCTATCATTATTTTAGGTGTTCCGGTTTTTGATACTACCTACGCTATTATTCGACGGATTGTTAATAAAAAACCGATTTCGGCTCCTGATAAATCGCACTTGCACCATCGTTTATTGGCACTGGGCCTCTCTCACAGGAATACGGTCTTGGCGATTTATGCTTTTGGAATTTTGTTCAGCATCAGTGCTATATTAGTTTCTGAATCAACACTATGGGGAACAATATTCATTATTTTTGGCCTTTTGGTTATTACAGAAGTAGTTGCCGAAGTGATTGGCATCGTTCATGTAAAATATAAGCCGATTTTAAATTTGTTAAAGAAACTGACAGGCAGACGTTCTTTTGACAGACAACGCTTTTAA
- the secA2 gene encoding accessory Sec system translocase SecA2: MLTKVKMLFSDSAREIKRLSKLVEKVNSLEPKYEKMSDEELRNLTTHFKQELKNGKTIDDIKIEAFAAVREASKRVLGLRHFDVQLIGGFVLHEGSIAEMQTGEGKTLVATLPSYLHALEGKGVHIITANEYLAKRDYEMMGKIHQFLGLHVGLNISQLSPEEKKKAYAADITYGTGNEFGFDYLRDNMVYDIHDKVQRGHHYAIVDEIDSILIDEARTPLIIANKSSLGAELFNITAEIIKSFKEDTDYELYPETKQVYLKDEGAHKIEKAFGIDNLYDAEHQDLFHNVMQSLRAFAVMKKDVDYIVKEGKVLLIDKFTGRIMEGRTFSEGLHQAIEAKEGLEITEENDTLATITIQNYFRMYKTLSGMTGSATPSKQEFLETYNLQVVSIPPNRPVQRIDYDDLIFADYQSKVKRIIEEVKRIHSEGRPILIGTTSIEQSEKLSTYLSKNGIKHLVLNAKTEEDEAKIIALAGQKGQVMLATNMAGRGTDILLGEGVRELGGLHIIGTERHESFRIDMQLRGRAGRQGDPGSSQFIISIEDDLFMNYDPEALDRFKKKMKTDENGLILSPDPNKFVRKVQETVENAHYSARAHLLKLDNVIDRQSKVIYSMRDRILKATSDETFPEVIGYMKNYITRVVAKYCNDDIPSIEWNLNGLKEELSFIFIHFSLTVKDFEDKDQNEITDLVLKEFEQLEKQILSLQEDQELGNHLKRFMLQVIDSRWIEHLEIMNQMKEGIHLRGYGQEDPYRVFEIDALAEFNNLLFKIESGISLRFIEYIKNQYEFEPKQ; this comes from the coding sequence ATGTTAACAAAGGTTAAAATGCTATTCAGTGACAGTGCACGTGAAATAAAACGCCTGTCAAAATTGGTCGAAAAAGTAAATTCTTTAGAACCAAAGTATGAAAAAATGTCAGATGAAGAGCTGCGAAATTTGACAACACATTTTAAACAAGAATTAAAAAACGGAAAAACAATCGATGATATTAAGATAGAGGCTTTTGCTGCTGTAAGAGAAGCATCAAAACGTGTGCTCGGTTTAAGGCACTTTGATGTTCAGCTGATCGGAGGATTTGTTCTTCATGAAGGAAGCATCGCAGAAATGCAAACCGGTGAGGGAAAAACACTTGTTGCAACTCTTCCAAGTTATTTGCATGCTCTAGAAGGAAAAGGAGTCCATATTATCACCGCAAATGAATACTTGGCCAAACGGGATTATGAGATGATGGGAAAAATCCATCAATTCCTTGGCTTACATGTAGGATTAAATATATCCCAGCTGTCGCCAGAAGAGAAAAAGAAGGCATATGCCGCAGACATTACATATGGTACAGGGAATGAGTTTGGTTTTGATTACCTTCGTGACAATATGGTTTACGATATCCATGACAAAGTCCAGCGGGGCCATCATTATGCGATCGTCGATGAAATTGACAGCATTCTGATCGATGAAGCAAGGACTCCATTAATCATCGCCAATAAATCAAGCCTTGGTGCTGAATTATTCAATATTACAGCAGAAATAATAAAGTCCTTCAAAGAAGATACAGATTATGAACTCTATCCGGAAACAAAACAAGTCTACTTAAAAGACGAAGGCGCCCATAAAATTGAAAAAGCATTCGGAATTGATAATCTATATGATGCCGAACACCAAGATCTTTTTCACAATGTGATGCAGTCTTTGCGTGCATTTGCTGTAATGAAAAAAGATGTAGATTATATTGTGAAAGAAGGAAAAGTACTTCTCATTGATAAATTTACAGGCCGTATTATGGAAGGCCGAACGTTTAGCGAGGGGCTGCATCAAGCAATCGAAGCAAAAGAAGGTTTAGAGATCACAGAGGAAAATGATACACTGGCTACCATAACGATACAAAATTATTTTAGAATGTACAAAACCTTATCAGGAATGACAGGAAGTGCTACGCCTTCTAAACAAGAATTTTTGGAGACATATAACTTGCAAGTCGTATCAATTCCTCCGAACCGTCCTGTACAAAGGATTGATTATGATGACCTCATCTTTGCAGACTATCAATCTAAAGTTAAAAGAATCATAGAAGAGGTTAAGAGAATTCATTCAGAAGGCCGTCCGATATTAATTGGAACGACATCAATTGAACAATCGGAAAAATTATCAACATACCTTTCAAAAAACGGTATTAAACACCTTGTCTTAAATGCAAAAACAGAAGAAGATGAAGCAAAAATTATTGCCCTGGCAGGACAAAAAGGCCAAGTCATGCTGGCAACAAACATGGCCGGAAGAGGAACAGATATTTTACTCGGTGAAGGAGTCAGAGAGCTCGGCGGACTGCATATTATCGGAACAGAAAGACATGAAAGCTTCCGCATTGACATGCAGCTTAGAGGGCGGGCAGGAAGGCAAGGAGACCCGGGATCAAGTCAATTTATTATTTCAATAGAAGATGACCTTTTTATGAATTATGATCCGGAGGCACTTGATCGATTTAAGAAAAAAATGAAGACAGATGAAAATGGACTTATTCTCTCTCCAGACCCTAACAAATTTGTTAGAAAAGTTCAGGAAACAGTAGAAAATGCCCATTACTCTGCAAGAGCTCATTTATTAAAACTGGATAATGTCATTGACAGACAAAGTAAAGTGATTTATTCGATGCGCGATCGAATCCTAAAAGCAACTTCAGATGAAACATTTCCTGAAGTGATCGGTTATATGAAAAACTATATAACCCGGGTTGTGGCGAAATACTGTAATGATGACATCCCTTCAATAGAATGGAATTTAAATGGATTAAAGGAAGAATTAAGCTTTATTTTCATCCACTTCTCATTAACGGTGAAAGATTTTGAAGATAAAGATCAGAACGAAATCACAGACCTTGTTTTAAAGGAATTCGAGCAATTAGAAAAACAAATTCTTTCCCTCCAAGAAGATCAAGAACTTGGAAATCATTTAAAGCGGTTTATGCTGCAAGTCATTGATTCCCGCTGGATCGAACATCTTGAAATAATGAATCAAATGAAAGAGGGAATCCATTTAAGAGGATATGGGCAAGAAGATCCTTATCGGGTATTTGAAATAGATGCTCTTGCGGAATTTAACAATTTACTTTTTAAAATCGAATCCGGAATTAGTCTGCGATTTATCGAATATATCAAAAATCAATATGAATTTGAGCCGAAACAATAA
- a CDS encoding accessory Sec system S-layer assembly protein, translated as MAFFKRKRKEENLEKEKIDRNLHLEEKTEDGLVKTTLSFHPDWELTNQEKYVYQYKHEQLPLLKPNQISITGIRLIEYNDGFVVVAFLRNTLPKAVRFEAVNLLLLDENGNAIAKKQFELDGLGELPSMACRPWRFLFSNEDKLTDTIPAEGWQIAFELKQSNPKHQLDLAESWEQQLSPLQKEQLEKLVTSLPALKQGEINFMGIEAKMTDEQNLAVTVLIRNGTDKNIQLEQIPLIVEDAAGDVVSKGGFTLNDFEVKANTSKPWTFIFPKELILKDNPDLSRWKVYPPSN; from the coding sequence GTGGCATTTTTTAAAAGAAAAAGAAAAGAAGAGAATCTGGAGAAAGAAAAAATTGACAGAAATCTCCATCTAGAGGAGAAAACCGAAGATGGACTCGTTAAAACAACATTATCATTTCACCCCGACTGGGAACTAACAAATCAAGAAAAGTATGTTTATCAATATAAACATGAACAATTACCGCTTCTAAAGCCAAATCAAATTTCGATTACAGGCATCCGCTTGATTGAATATAATGATGGTTTTGTCGTGGTAGCATTCTTAAGAAATACATTGCCGAAAGCAGTACGGTTTGAAGCTGTCAACCTTTTACTGTTAGATGAAAACGGAAATGCAATTGCGAAGAAACAGTTTGAGCTTGATGGACTGGGCGAACTTCCGTCTATGGCTTGCAGGCCTTGGCGGTTTTTATTCTCGAATGAAGATAAGCTGACAGATACGATTCCTGCTGAGGGCTGGCAAATTGCCTTTGAATTAAAACAGTCAAATCCAAAGCATCAGCTGGACCTTGCAGAAAGCTGGGAACAACAGCTTTCTCCACTTCAAAAAGAGCAATTAGAAAAATTGGTCACATCCCTCCCTGCCCTTAAGCAAGGAGAAATTAATTTTATGGGGATTGAAGCAAAAATGACAGACGAACAAAACCTAGCTGTTACCGTTCTTATTAGAAACGGCACGGATAAAAATATTCAGCTTGAACAAATCCCCCTCATCGTAGAAGATGCAGCAGGAGATGTTGTCTCTAAAGGCGGATTTACTTTAAATGACTTTGAAGTAAAAGCCAATACAAGCAAGCCTTGGACCTTTATCTTCCCTAAAGAATTGATATTAAAAGACAATCCGGATCTATCAAGATGGAAAGTATACCCGCCGTCGAACTAA
- a CDS encoding C40 family peptidase — MKKAARVILAIMLSIPFLFMVKTTAIAAENEDIVDYAKNFIGTPYKWGGTTPQGFDCSGFLQYVFKEFNVQLPRRCADQFYQGESVDRNSLVPGDLVFFNTNNQGPSHVGMYIGNNEFIHASSSKGVTISNLDMSYYKTRYIGAKRYLNNEQVKSAYAATPVKSGQIGTVYVKKKINLWQRDDENKLTFVRVLNPGETYRVYSFDNLYGGQYNLGSKLYITNMPDYIDYIPVP; from the coding sequence ATGAAAAAAGCTGCACGGGTAATATTAGCCATTATGCTTTCGATACCGTTTCTGTTTATGGTTAAAACTACCGCAATTGCCGCAGAAAATGAGGATATTGTCGATTATGCCAAAAATTTTATTGGAACTCCTTATAAATGGGGCGGAACTACACCTCAAGGATTTGATTGTTCAGGGTTCCTCCAATATGTTTTTAAAGAATTCAATGTACAGCTGCCAAGAAGATGCGCCGATCAATTTTACCAGGGAGAAAGTGTTGACCGAAACAGTTTAGTTCCGGGAGATTTAGTGTTTTTTAATACAAATAATCAAGGCCCTTCACATGTTGGCATGTACATAGGAAATAATGAATTTATCCATGCTTCTTCCAGTAAAGGAGTCACTATTTCTAACTTGGATATGAGTTACTATAAAACTAGATACATAGGTGCTAAAAGATATCTTAATAATGAGCAAGTAAAAAGCGCATATGCAGCAACTCCTGTGAAAAGCGGACAAATTGGAACTGTGTATGTGAAAAAGAAAATAAATCTCTGGCAGCGTGATGATGAAAACAAGCTTACCTTTGTGAGAGTTTTAAATCCTGGAGAAACATATCGAGTTTATAGTTTTGATAATTTATATGGCGGACAATATAATCTTGGTTCAAAATTATATATTACAAATATGCCTGATTATATTGATTATATTCCTGTTCCGTAA
- a CDS encoding phosphodiester glycosidase family protein, translated as MKRKIFISLLFVLTVLISPFSGDHFEKAKAAAPVVYWEGMQLVKGQIGKLIILKPVNLWKRDHNNKLVFVRVLKPGEQYRVYQYDSMYGGQYGVGGPYFVTNVKGSVQYKTPSLHKLKLVNPELYRTKLSIGSVTKEESKVIAPGVTQSELSVNSNSGKQEIYKLDVDQKSSQITFETTLAKDQIIGFETVKSMANRKQADGHYVIAGVNGDYFDKNGAPTDLTVHNGEILTTNTTPINERTIFGVSPSGKAMIGNPDITIEMTVNGEKKKLINSVNKRRFAGHIVLYTPYFSNNTGTNDLGTEVVLTNINGKLNGNNTVTADVKEVIVGKGSNTLNKGEWILSGHAAGSEYLKTLKPGDRVEITLTYDKPEWDQVDQAIGGRYHLVKNGQAQSFNIAGAHPRTAIGIKQDGSVFVVVIDGRQSHSVGVTLSELAKVMKDFGAVEAMTFDGGGSSTMVVRQPGDLETSVVNKPSDGKERPVSNALLIVGLWKAGPLHTLLLNPNEITLFAGATYKDLNISVKGLDKANDVVAIKDPIIWSSNIGKFHADGSFTAANKVGKGIITASVGSIKANVTVNLVNTIDSIKLKQNTIVVEKGGSLSIPAEGYFKGQKIVADPAVFSYQVSDQLGKVEKGIFKAGTKDGFGTITVSYGSVKAQLNVIVGNPGSLIIEDFEGDLSNWKATGARYSNVQVMPEKNFVKQGKQSLKVVYDFIGQTGTSGVYAQKITPIEIIGTPKKIGMWVYGDAKGHWLRAQLKDADNKEIQLDFTKNLDWTGWKYVEAQIPAGLKAPYKLEVPIRYMEVNDSNKNKGQIFIDQIQAVY; from the coding sequence ATGAAGAGAAAAATCTTTATCAGTTTATTGTTCGTCTTAACGGTTCTAATTAGTCCTTTTTCAGGGGATCATTTCGAAAAGGCAAAAGCTGCTGCTCCGGTTGTATACTGGGAAGGGATGCAGCTTGTGAAAGGACAGATTGGGAAATTAATTATCTTAAAACCTGTTAATCTTTGGAAAAGAGATCATAATAATAAGCTGGTTTTTGTTCGAGTCCTAAAACCTGGTGAACAGTACAGGGTTTATCAATATGATTCCATGTATGGAGGGCAATATGGAGTAGGGGGTCCTTATTTTGTAACGAATGTGAAGGGATCTGTCCAATATAAGACTCCTTCTCTCCATAAACTAAAGTTGGTAAATCCAGAACTTTACAGGACAAAATTATCAATTGGTTCGGTAACGAAAGAGGAATCGAAAGTAATCGCTCCCGGAGTTACACAGTCTGAACTATCCGTTAACAGCAATAGTGGAAAGCAAGAGATTTACAAACTTGATGTAGACCAGAAATCATCGCAAATTACTTTTGAAACAACGCTTGCGAAAGACCAAATAATCGGCTTTGAGACTGTCAAAAGCATGGCAAACCGCAAACAGGCTGATGGACATTATGTCATTGCAGGGGTGAATGGCGACTACTTTGATAAAAACGGAGCACCCACTGACTTAACTGTACATAATGGTGAAATTTTAACAACCAATACAACTCCTATCAATGAGAGAACTATTTTTGGGGTAAGCCCATCAGGCAAAGCGATGATTGGCAATCCCGACATTACCATAGAAATGACTGTAAACGGGGAAAAAAAGAAGCTAATCAATTCTGTTAACAAGCGGCGTTTTGCTGGCCATATCGTCTTGTATACTCCATATTTTTCGAACAATACAGGGACGAATGACTTAGGAACGGAGGTTGTTCTTACTAATATTAATGGAAAGCTGAATGGCAATAATACTGTAACTGCGGATGTGAAAGAGGTTATTGTAGGCAAAGGCAGCAATACTTTGAATAAAGGTGAATGGATACTGTCCGGACATGCTGCCGGAAGCGAATATTTGAAGACATTAAAGCCAGGGGATCGGGTCGAAATTACCCTTACTTATGATAAACCTGAATGGGATCAAGTCGATCAAGCCATCGGAGGGAGATATCATCTTGTTAAAAACGGACAGGCTCAAAGTTTTAATATAGCCGGGGCCCATCCTCGGACTGCCATTGGAATTAAGCAGGATGGTTCAGTATTTGTTGTAGTTATTGATGGGCGGCAAAGCCATAGTGTTGGTGTTACCCTCTCTGAATTGGCGAAAGTCATGAAAGATTTTGGTGCGGTGGAAGCGATGACTTTTGATGGCGGTGGTTCATCCACAATGGTAGTAAGACAGCCAGGCGATTTGGAAACTAGTGTCGTCAATAAACCTTCAGATGGAAAAGAAAGACCTGTTTCCAATGCACTTCTCATCGTTGGATTGTGGAAAGCAGGTCCACTTCATACATTATTATTAAATCCTAATGAAATAACTTTATTTGCAGGTGCAACCTATAAGGATTTAAACATCTCTGTAAAGGGATTGGATAAAGCGAATGATGTTGTGGCTATTAAAGATCCGATCATTTGGTCGTCAAACATTGGGAAATTTCATGCGGACGGCTCATTTACAGCTGCCAATAAAGTTGGAAAAGGTATAATTACAGCATCTGTTGGTTCAATAAAAGCAAATGTCACTGTAAACTTGGTGAATACAATCGATTCTATCAAGTTAAAACAAAATACGATTGTAGTAGAAAAGGGAGGGTCATTAAGTATACCTGCTGAAGGATACTTTAAAGGACAAAAAATTGTGGCAGATCCGGCTGTGTTTTCTTATCAAGTATCAGACCAATTGGGTAAAGTAGAAAAAGGCATCTTTAAAGCAGGAACAAAAGATGGTTTCGGTACAATTACTGTTTCATATGGTTCTGTCAAAGCCCAATTAAATGTAATAGTTGGAAATCCGGGAAGCTTGATTATAGAAGATTTTGAAGGGGATTTAAGTAATTGGAAGGCAACTGGAGCCCGTTACTCCAATGTTCAGGTTATGCCTGAGAAAAACTTTGTGAAACAAGGAAAACAATCATTAAAAGTCGTTTATGACTTTATTGGCCAAACAGGTACTTCTGGGGTTTATGCACAAAAAATAACACCTATCGAAATAATAGGGACTCCTAAGAAAATCGGTATGTGGGTTTATGGAGATGCTAAAGGCCATTGGCTTCGGGCGCAGTTAAAGGACGCTGATAATAAAGAAATTCAATTAGATTTCACAAAAAATTTAGATTGGACTGGATGGAAGTATGTAGAGGCACAAATTCCGGCAGGATTAAAAGCCCCATATAAATTAGAAGTACCTATTCGCTATATGGAAGTTAATGACTCAAACAAAAACAAAGGGCAAATCTTTATTGATCAAATACAAGCAGTTTATTGA
- a CDS encoding anthrax toxin lethal factor-related metalloendopeptidase, whose amino-acid sequence MEQDRLLEQIVVVPKNHLYDPDVQLIKSRLSKLPASMLAKLNAKHIKIKLIDGPITSLPEFAYLKGQVPRGWEKTNKTWDDVPGIGGSETVAIRIGYSDYGKGHGSVNLELHETAHSLDSIVYMRISQTESFKKIWKSECLNLFGENQYFTNYPEEYFAEAFAMYYLNDTTKSELKKKAPLTYTFFQNLQ is encoded by the coding sequence TTGGAACAAGATCGTTTGTTGGAACAAATTGTGGTCGTTCCAAAAAACCATTTATATGACCCGGATGTTCAATTGATTAAATCCAGGCTTTCTAAACTGCCTGCCAGTATGTTGGCTAAATTAAACGCAAAACACATAAAAATTAAACTAATAGATGGACCTATTACTAGTTTGCCGGAATTTGCATATCTCAAAGGGCAAGTACCGCGGGGATGGGAGAAAACCAATAAAACCTGGGATGATGTTCCCGGAATTGGAGGATCAGAAACAGTTGCCATTCGCATCGGGTACAGTGATTATGGAAAAGGGCATGGTTCGGTTAATTTAGAATTACATGAAACGGCTCATTCATTAGACTCAATTGTTTATATGAGAATATCACAAACAGAAAGCTTCAAGAAAATATGGAAGAGCGAATGTTTGAATCTTTTTGGTGAAAATCAATACTTTACAAATTATCCAGAAGAGTATTTTGCCGAAGCTTTTGCCATGTACTACTTAAATGATACGACAAAAAGCGAATTAAAAAAGAAAGCGCCTTTAACCTATACATTTTTTCAAAACTTGCAGTAA
- a CDS encoding CAP domain-containing protein, with product MVRKSGFKGVLLATFLLTSFLWLLFPDSDGYAADPCLSIGPKTTIWWNGAELKVGEIGRLHVLKDTPLYKLEGARQKISRTLKAGQSYRIYSFKPGKLSVGNGYYVDRDNRIIYETPSKTKLAQLACKKQAIEKSKLSVQIGETKASVEKKLGKEKRVSLSEYGVNWYTYHNQYDQFYIIGYVKNRVEFVFSNYRNYQTHGVYIGSSKQEVREALGKPITSILKGNIYYLVDNSEEQQTFLKNGLYITVFYDVHMKGNVTAVQVITSNLENKKHGYYGYPSASLQQAFEMQLFDLTNAERVKHGLAPLNWDERARRSARNHSLDMATHNFFDHVNLKGQDPFQRMEAQGIRYWTAGENIAMGYPSSIFAHEALMNSLGHRKNILNPDYTHVGIGVQFQAKTKVPYYTENFFQPY from the coding sequence ATGGTAAGAAAATCTGGTTTTAAGGGTGTTTTGCTGGCCACTTTTTTATTAACTTCATTTTTATGGCTTCTATTTCCAGACTCTGATGGATATGCTGCGGATCCCTGTTTAAGCATTGGACCAAAGACAACCATTTGGTGGAACGGTGCAGAATTAAAAGTAGGCGAGATTGGCAGATTGCATGTTTTAAAGGATACCCCGCTATATAAATTGGAAGGGGCGCGCCAAAAGATTTCCCGAACGCTGAAAGCAGGACAAAGTTACAGAATTTATTCATTTAAACCTGGGAAACTCAGCGTTGGCAACGGGTATTATGTAGATAGGGATAATAGAATCATATATGAAACACCGTCAAAAACGAAGCTCGCTCAACTAGCTTGCAAGAAACAGGCGATTGAAAAGTCAAAACTAAGCGTTCAAATAGGAGAAACGAAAGCTTCTGTTGAAAAAAAACTAGGAAAAGAAAAAAGAGTATCGCTAAGTGAATATGGAGTCAACTGGTATACTTACCACAATCAATATGATCAGTTTTATATCATTGGTTATGTAAAGAACCGAGTGGAATTTGTCTTTTCAAATTACCGAAATTATCAAACGCATGGAGTTTATATCGGTTCCTCCAAACAAGAAGTTAGAGAAGCTTTGGGCAAACCTATAACAAGCATTTTAAAAGGAAATATATACTATTTGGTCGACAATTCAGAAGAGCAGCAAACTTTTCTCAAAAACGGTTTGTACATCACTGTTTTTTATGATGTTCATATGAAAGGAAATGTAACGGCTGTACAAGTCATTACATCAAACCTTGAAAATAAAAAACATGGCTATTACGGTTATCCGTCTGCTTCCTTGCAGCAAGCATTCGAAATGCAATTGTTTGATTTAACAAATGCTGAGCGCGTAAAACATGGACTGGCTCCTTTAAACTGGGATGAACGAGCAAGAAGATCAGCAAGAAACCACAGTTTGGATATGGCAACCCATAACTTTTTTGACCATGTGAACTTAAAAGGGCAGGACCCTTTTCAGCGGATGGAAGCACAAGGAATTCGATATTGGACGGCCGGTGAAAACATTGCTATGGGATATCCAAGCAGTATTTTCGCTCACGAAGCATTAATGAATTCATTAGGCCACCGGAAAAATATTTTGAATCCTGATTACACACATGTTGGTATAGGCGTCCAGTTTCAAGCCAAGACAAAAGTTCCTTACTATACTGAAAACTTCTTTCAACCCTATTAA